In one window of Primulina tabacum isolate GXHZ01 chromosome 8, ASM2559414v2, whole genome shotgun sequence DNA:
- the LOC142553291 gene encoding putative late blight resistance protein homolog R1A-3 produces the protein MDMAYASLTSLAQTLDQIFCHIRNHLLYNKQQVESLREKVRFLQEFIEDCDQGRIEVPRDLENQIKNVAHLAEDIIETKMVDDILGISPRPLEGSTLFCQKIEGLIQEFDSVKKMVVGMKEREGLKYDQRSRKSYGKSLSGLPPGGKISAMVGLEEHLIRVMEELTGQQPKRQIFPIVGMGGIGKTTLCRNVFENPLIVQHFHIRAWITVSQDYSFREIIRRLLRETGVPFEREYQETTQSFEEMRDDQLGEQLHKSLSGRKYLIVMDDIWGVEVWDEVKMFLPDNGNGSRIMVTTRRSDVAHRLSSCSPYKMDFLDENESWSLLCQIVFGQESYPVEFEGIGKQIAGNCRGLPLAIVVVGGLLSKSDMTEEYWEYVAQHLSSVVNSENDEHCLSMLYLSYKHLPVHLKPCFLYMGIFPEDSEIRVSKLIKLWVAEGFLKPITAKSLEEVAEDYLKDLIDRNLVMVRTRKSSTKVRSCSIHDLLRDLCSKVAHKENFSWLITETEPGINSLGKQRDLEEAPRGRETYIFQKIRSRISNFFGFKGDDPAPSSPHPIHSSTLTPYSLSIPSSIKDTRRLVIPRCSFGNWGQIYRRAKSASFTRSLFSDDFYLMRHLFFCFRLLRIVDEFNDYSPETIRTVVNSRYLACRFWPSRLKSGIPPTIKLLRNLQTIVVNSNSSSAEPIALPSEIWEMPNLRHIEINEAILPDPPRARGPNMNTRSHYLHNLQTLFTVRNFRCNNTNVLERIPNLKKLKINWEDGSTYYNHLNNLAHLQELESLSCTCSGEILLGNRAFPDSIKKLTLNGCGLRWEDMSIIGSLPNLEVLKLYGTMYGEDWNTVEGEFLNLKFLLLWSLDLCHWEAESSHFPRLESLIISYCQKLEEIPFGIGEIPTLKLIQLHHCGEKASLSAEQIQEEQQSLGNEDLQVRVLGTVYVEDNLVSEESEDEV, from the coding sequence ATGGATATGGCTTATGCATCTCTAACCTCTCTTGCTCAAACTCTAGATCAAATTTTCTGCCATATTCGAAATCATTTGCTCTATAATAAGCAGCAAGTTGAATCCCTTCGCGAAAAGGTTCGTTTCTTGCAAGAATTTATTGAAGATTGTGACCAAGGAAGAATCGAAGTGCCCCGGGATTTGGAAAATCAAATTAAGAACGTAGCTCATCTAGCAGAAGATATAATAGAAACCAAGATGGTGGATGATATTCTTGGAATATCTCCACGTCCTTTGGAGGGTTCCACGCTCTTTTGCCAAAAGATAGAGGGATTAATACAAGAATTTGATTCCGTCAAGAAAATGGTTGTGGGGATGAAGGAAAGGGAAGGCCTGAAATATGATCAACGTTCAAGAAAATCTTATGGTAAGAGCTTGTCAGGACTTCCTCCCGGTGGCAAGATTAGTGCGATGGTTGGACTCGAAGAACACTTGATTCGAGTGATGGAAGAACTCACCGGACAGCAACCCAAACGCCAGATCTTTCCTATTGTAGGGATGGGAGGTATCGGTAAGACGACTCTCTGTAGAAATGTTTTTGAAAATCCATTAATCGTACAGCATTTCCATATTCGTGCTTGGATCACTGTTTCTCAAGATTACAGTTTTCGAGAAATTATTCGAAGGCTTCTACGTGAGACTGGAGTACCATTCGAGAGAGAATATCAAGAAACCACTCAATCTTTCGAGGAGATGAGAGATGATCAATTAGGAGAACAATTACACAAAAGTTTATCGGGTCGGAAGTATTTGATTGTCATGGATGATATTTGGGGCGTTGAAGTCTGGGACGAGGTAAAAATGTTTTTACCAGACAATGGAAACGGAAGTCGGATCATGGTCACGACAAGGCGATCGGATGTGGCTCATAGGTTGAGCTCGTGTAGCCCTTATAAAATGGATTTCTTAGATGAGAACGAGAGTTGGAGTTTATTGTGTCAAATTGTATTTGGTCAAGAAAGTTATCCTGTCGAATTCGAAGGTATAGGGAAACAGATTGCAGGAAATTGTAGAGGACTTCCTCTCGCAATCGTTGTGGTTGGCGGGCTCCtttcaaaatctgatatgacaGAAGAATATTGGGAATATGTAGCACAACACCTTAGCTCAGTAGTAAATTCTGAAAACGATGAACATTGTTTGAGCATGCTGTACTTAAGTTATAAACACTTGCCTGTTCATCTAAAGCCGTGTTTTCTTTACATGGGAATTTTTCCGGAAGATAGCGAAATCCGTGTCTCCAAACTCATAAAATTGTGGGTTGCTGAGGGTTTTCTGAAGCCCATCACTGCTAAAAGCTTGGAAGAAGTTGCCGAAGATTACTTGAAGGATCTCATCGACAGAAACCTTGTCATGGTCCGAACTCGAAAATCCAGTACTAAAGTGAGAAGTTGCAGCATCCATGACCTCTTGAGGGACTTGTGTTCTAAGGTAGCTCACAAAGAGAACTTTTCTTGGCTGATAACAGAAACAGAACCAGGAATTAACTCGCTGGGGAAACAGAGAGATTTAGAAGAGGCCCCTCGAGGGAGGGAAacttatatttttcaaaaaatcagAAGtagaatttcaaatttctttggTTTTAAAGGTGACGATCCCGCTCCCTCATCCCCTCATCCGATACACTCCTCGACGCTGACTCCTTACAGTCTCAGTATCCCATCCAGCATAAAAGATACCCGACGCCTTGTGATTCCCAGGTGCAGTTTTGGCAATTGGGGTCAAATCTATAGAAGGGCGAAATCAGCATCATTCACTCGTTCTTTGTTTTCAGACGACTTCTACTTGATGAGACATCTTTTCTTCTGCTTCAGATTGTTGAGGATAGTTGACGAGTTCAACGACTACTCCCCAGAAACAATTCGAACAGTAGTTAACTCTCGGTACCTCGCTTGTAGATTTTGGCCATCTCGTTTAAAATCAGGCATTCCTCCTACGATAAAATTGTTACGCAATCTACAAACTATAGTCGTCAATTCAAACTCATCAAGTGCTGAGCCTATCGCTCTTCCATCTGAAATATGGGAAATGCCAAATCTCAGGCATATTGAGATCAACGAAGCCATTTTGCCCGATCCCCCGCGTGCCCGAGGCCCAAATATGAACACAAGGTCACATTATTTACACAACCTGCAAACACTATTTACTGTAAGAAACTTCAGGTGTAACAACACGAATGTCCTCGAAAGAATCCCGAACCTAAAGAAACTAAAGATCAACTGGGAAGACGGCTCAACGTACTACAACCATCTGAACAATCTTGCCCATCTCCAAGAACTCGAATCATTAAGTTGTACATGTTCAGGCGAGATTTTACTCGGGAACCGAGCCTTCCCAGATTCAATCAAGAAGTTAACTTTAAATGGGTGCGGGCTTCGATGGGAGGACATGAGCATAATTGGTTCGTTGCCAAATCTCGAGGTGCTGAAACTGTATGGAACCATGTATGGGGAAGATTGGAATACGGTAGAGGGGGAGTTCttgaatttgaaattcttgCTTTTATGGAGTTTAGATCTGTGCCATTGGGAAGCAGAGAGCTCTCACTTCCCAAGACTTGAGAGTTTGATAATTTCGTATTGCCAGAAGTTAGAGGAGATCCCATTTGGTATTGGAGAGATTCCAACGCTTAAGTTGATACAGTTGCATCATTGCGGAGAAAAGGCGAGTTTATCGGCCGAACAAATACAGGAGGAGCAACAGAGCCTGGGAAATGAGGATCTTCAAGTTCGTGTGCTTGGCACTGTGTATGTAGAAGATAATCTTGTGAGTGAAGAATCTGAAGATGAAGTTTAA
- the LOC142553292 gene encoding putative late blight resistance protein homolog R1B-16: MINNMRKQIEHYLRPLRNLDDSGINLLANQRDLEDGDRPPSSSHLVYSSTQTPYSLNLPSSINDTRRLVIPENRFHNSTQIHRRAKSASFTRSLFSESDHLTKDLIICFRLLRICDHLNECSYETFLKLVNSRYLAFRIQRSNFNPIIQIPPTIKLLQNLQTLVVSSYKIAEPVSLPFGIWFMPHLRHIEIEEEAILPDPQVPCSQNVLRRSTDYLNNLQTLSTIRNFRCDNENLLAILRNLKKLKITVPRYGDYHLNNLVHLQKLQSLSCRGFGKILLGDQAFPDSIKKLTLNWLKLPWKNMSIIGCLPNLEVLKLRGAAYGEGWNTEEGGFLKLKLLLLESLDLCHWEAESSHFPRLESLIIRYCKELEEIPFGIGEIPTLKLIELYHCGEDANSSAEQIQEEQRSLGNEDLQVRVKVWTAFIDED, encoded by the exons atgataaataatatgcggaagcagATCGAACATTATCTCCGACCGTTGAGGAATTT AGATGACTCAGGAATTAACTTGCTGGCGAACCAGAGAGATTTAGAAGATGGCGATCGCCCCCCCTCATCCTCTCATTTGGTCTACTCCTCGACGCAGACTCCTTACAGCCTCAACCTCCCATCCAGCATAAACGATACACGACGCCTTGTGATTCCTGAGAACAGATTTCACAATAGTACTCAAATCCATAGAAGAGCGAAATCAGCATCATTCACTCGTTCTTTATTCTCAGAGAGCGACCATTTGACGAAGGATCTTATTATCTGCTTCAGATTGTTGAGGATATGTGACCATTTAAATGAATGCTCCTACGAaacatttttgaaattggtTAATTCTCGCTACCTCGCTTTTAGAATTCAGCGATCTAATTTCAACCCCATCATTCAGATTCCTCCCACAATTAAACTTTTACAGAATCTACAAACTTTAGTCGTGTCATCATATAAGATAGCTGAGCCTGTATCTCTTCCATTTGGAATATGGTTTATGCCACATCTCAGGCATATTGAGATCGAAGAAGAAGCCATTTTGCCCGATCCCCAAGTCCCCTGCAGCCAAAATGTATTAAGGAGGTCGACAGATTATTTAAACAACCTGCAAACACTCTCAACTATAAGAAACTTCCGTTGTGACAACGAGAATCTCCTCGCAATACTTCGAAACCTAAAGAAACTGAAGATCACCGTCCCACGGTACGGTGACTACCATCTGAACAATCTGGTCCATCTCCAAAAACTTCAATCATTAAGTTGCCGAGGTTTCGGCAAGATTTTACTTGGGGACCAGGCCTTCCCGGATTCAATCAAGAAGTTGACTTTAAATTGGTTGAAGCTTCCATGGAAAAACATGAGCATAATCGGTTGTTTGCCGAATCTTgaagtgctgaaactgagagGAGCCGCCTACGGGGAAGGGTGGAATACGGAAGAGGGAGGttttttaaagttgaaattaTTGCTTTTGGAGAGTTTAGATCTGTGCCATTGGGAAGCAGAGAGCTCTCACTTTCCAAGACTTGAGAGTTTGATTATTCGGTATTGCAAGGAGTTAGAGGAGATCCCATTTGGTATCGGAGAGATTCCGACGCTTAAGCTGATAGAGTTGTACCATTGTGGAGAAGATGCGAATTCATCGGCAGAGCAAATACAAGAGGAGCAACGGAGCCTGGGAAATGAGGATCTTCAAGTTCGTGTGAAAGTCTGGACTGCGTTTATAGATGAAGATTAA
- the LOC142553294 gene encoding protein MHF2 homolog, producing the protein MEEHTFDPDLVREIFGLVWRRTAAERDKNENSQNVDAEVGASTSKKKFNGANPHALKLSCELLRIFVTEAIQRASAIAEIEGSPKIEATHLERILPQLLLDF; encoded by the exons ATGGAGGAACATACATTTGATCCT GATTTGGTTCGTGAAATTTTCGGGCTCGTTTGGAGAAGAACTGCGGCGG AGCGGGATAAGAATGAGAACTCGCAAAATGTGGATGCTGAG GTAGGAGCAAGCACGTCTAAGAAAAAGTTCAATGGGG CAAACCCACATGCACTGAAGCTGAGCTGTGAACTACTCCGGATTTTTGTTACAG AGGCTATTCAACGTGCTTCTGCCATTGCTGAAATTGAGGGTTCTCCTAAAATAGAAGCAACGCATTTAGAGAGGATACTTCCACAACTACTTTTAGATTTTTAA
- the LOC142553293 gene encoding leucine-rich repeat receptor-like serine/threonine/tyrosine-protein kinase SOBIR1, with product MKMALARIRFSFSILYFFMIVLLVQSRLNLHPPDHAAVLLIRRDFGIRTAAERNPCDSAGILCERRIFNNSYVLRITSLVFESQQLKGIVSPSVGQLSELKELSLKDNHFFGQIPFQITECQKLEVLNIAQNGFSGEIPHGLSSLVRLRVLDLSSNKFTGNLKFLKHFPNMEKLNLADNMFAGKIPVSLRSFRNLRFVNFSGNSLLEVPLPLMNQVEDFSTEFTEERISMPKRYMFAEKSDQTNSAMGPSSSQASALSPRAAVAPHKDKENRRKIVGWILGFLAGTLVGSFSGLVFSLLYKLIMFLIKGRGKDTSLKIFSPMIKNPEDLAFLQKEDGLASLEIIGRGGCGEVYKAVLPGSDGKEIAIKKVSHNPTDSEELTDEDSKLLDKKMRQIRSEIQTVGQIRHKNLLPLLAYMPRPNCHFLVYEYMKNGSIQDYIQDVSQGKRKLDWPARFKIALGIVSGLEYLHMNHTSRIIHRDLKPANVLLDDEMEARISDFGLAKAVPDYNTHVTTSNVAGTAGYIAPEYHQTFKFTDKCDIYSFGVLLGGLVTGKLPSDEFFQHTEELGLVKWMRTVMTSEDPKRAIDPNLMGNGYEEQMLLVLKVACFCTLDNPKERPNSKDARCMLSQIKH from the coding sequence ATGAAAATGGCTTTAGCTCGTATCCGTTTCAGCTTCTCGATCCTATATTTCTTCATGATTGTTCTCCTTGTTCAGTCAAGATTGAATCTTCACCCTCCTGATCATGCTGCTGTCCTGCTTATCCGCAGAGATTTCGGCATCCGGACTGCTGCGGAGAGGAATCCGTGTGATTCCGCCGGGATATTATGCGAAAGAAGAATCTTCAACAATTCATATGTGCTCAGAATCACTAGTCTTGTCTTTGAATCCCAACAGCTGAAAGGGATAGTCTCTCCTTCAGTAGGGCAGCTCTCTGAGCTGAAAGAGCTTTCCTTAAAAGACAACCACTTTTTTGGCCAAATCCCATTTCAAATTACTGAATGCCAAAAACTTGAAGTCCTAAATATCGCCCAAAATGGGTTTTCCGGCGAAATCCCGCATGGATTATCATCATTGGTCCGCCTCCGGGTCCTCGACTTGTCATCAAACAAGTTCACCGGCAATCTGAAATTCTTGAAGCACTTTCCTAACATGGAAAAGCTCAATCTTGCTGATAATATGTTCGCTGGGAAAATACCTGTTTCTTTGAGATCCTTTCGGAATCTCCGATTCGTTAACTTCTCTGGGAACAGTTTACTCGAGGTTCCATTGCCATTGATGAATCAAGTGGAGGATTTCTCCACAGAATTTACTGAAGAGAGAATCTCGATGCCCAAACGTTACATGTTTGCAGAAAAATCTGATCAAACAAACTCAGCCATGGGACCTTCTTCGAGTCAAGCATCTGCCCTATCTCCCAGGGCAGCAGTGGCACCTCACAAGGACAAGGAAAACAGAAGGAAGATAGTGGGCTGGATTCTTGGATTCCTGGCTGGAACTTTAGTTGGAAGCTTTTCTGGATTGGTGTTCTCTTTGCTTTATAAgctgatcatgttcttgataaAAGGGCGTGGAAAGGACACAAGCTTAAAAATCTTCAGCCCCATGATCAAGAATCCTGAGGACCTAGCTTTCCTGCAAAAAGAAGATGGATTAGCCTCACTCGAAATCATAGGAAGAGGTGGATGTGGTGAAGTGTACAAAGCTGTTCTACCTGGAAGTGATGGAAAAGAAATCGCCATTAAAAAGGTATCCCACAACCCCACAGACTCGGAGGAACTCACAGACGAAGACAGCAAGCTTTTGGACAAAAAAATGCGTCAAATCCGGTCAGAAATTCAAACTGTTGGCCAAATCAGGCACAAGAATTTGCTCCCCCTCTTAGCCTACATGCCACGGCCCAATTGCCATTTTCTCGTGTATGAGTACATGAAAAATGGAAGCATACAAGACTATATCCAAGACGTGTCTCAAGGAAAGAGAAAATTAGATTGGCCGGCCAGATTCAAGATTGCATTAGGTATCGTTTCAGGCCTAGAGTACCTCCACATGAACCACACTTCTCGGATAATTCACAGGGATTTGAAACCCGCAAATGTCCTCCTGGACGACGAAATGGAAGCCCGGATCTCAGATTTCGGCCTTGCAAAAGCAGTACCCGATTATAATACTCATGTCACGACTTCGAACGTGGCCGGAACCGCTGGTTACATCGCCCCGGAGTATCACCAGACGTTCAAGTTCACGGATAAATGTGATATCTACAGCTTCGGGGTTCTGCTCGGTGGGCTGGTGACTGGAAAATTGCCATCCGATGAGTTTTTCCAGCACACCGAGGAGCTTGGTTTGGTGAAATGGATGAGAACCGTGATGACTTCTGAAGACCCAAAGAGGGCGATTGATCCAAATCTTATGGGGAATGGCTATGAGGAGCAGATGCTGTTGGTTCTGAAAGTCGCTTGCTTTTGCACACTTGATAATCCCAAAGAAAGGCCTAATAGCAAGGATGCCAGATGCATGTTATCTCAGATCAAGCATTGA